The following are encoded in a window of Roseimaritima ulvae genomic DNA:
- a CDS encoding DotU family type IV/VI secretion system protein, with product MRIETAELVDPILYRTWQWREAASTAQQIDTAPIRAELKQLLTRVQTAEQAAGWTNNGDYLGLSYALACWIDEIMTADRVVGEAWNENKLEGDLFGSNDRAWMFWRQAELAETLGRTDDLAVFFLCAQLGFTGQYRSSPEKLAAWTHRTRLQLGLVPELTLPFTHDLPPATDAAPLRGGAVLQRAGYVGWAAAVLLLPTLSYLAVVTWTR from the coding sequence ATGCGCATCGAAACCGCTGAACTGGTTGACCCCATCCTGTACCGCACGTGGCAATGGCGCGAAGCAGCCAGCACGGCACAGCAGATCGATACCGCGCCGATCCGCGCGGAACTGAAACAGTTGTTAACCCGAGTGCAAACGGCCGAACAAGCGGCCGGTTGGACCAACAACGGCGACTATCTGGGACTCAGCTACGCACTGGCCTGTTGGATCGACGAAATCATGACCGCCGATCGTGTGGTCGGTGAGGCCTGGAACGAGAATAAGCTGGAAGGCGATTTGTTCGGTTCCAACGACCGCGCCTGGATGTTCTGGCGTCAAGCTGAATTGGCTGAAACCCTGGGACGCACCGACGACCTGGCCGTGTTCTTTCTATGTGCCCAACTGGGATTCACCGGTCAGTACCGCAGCAGTCCTGAAAAACTTGCCGCATGGACACACCGCACACGGCTGCAACTGGGCCTGGTTCCGGAACTGACTTTGCCCTTCACCCACGACCTGCCTCCAGCCACCGACGCCGCGCCGCTGCGAGGCGGTGCCGTGTTGCAGCGTGCGGGTTACGTCGGTTGGGCCGCCGCCGTCTTGCTGCTACCCACCCTTTCCTACTTGGCCGTTGTCACTTGGACTCGCTGA
- the tssA gene encoding type VI secretion system protein TssA translates to MTLLATPSTFDIEALLEPIEGDRIAGDPRAYARGLRSQLSELRTPHRSSNPDAPDQDGTEECVDWMGITVVATEALRETTKDLRIACHLTEAALQHWGIAGLRDGLTLLRKMADLFWNDLAPELDPEDADVRCSPLENLLDDPNRGPRIPSVVRSLPLLAAGAHRLSLMEATGQAGDLTQSEVAAAIRQVTVEDAAQLSDEVDGALAELESFQQLMIDRMGDYAPTFLHLKESLQVVRQWLDSVLRPQLDARDTVDEPAPPARKLRKPKKQSSGDDPMVVVDQTFQLRADAYSQLSAAAETLQQIEPHSPIPYMVQRAVQLGQLPFPALMAQLVNEESTLQMFHRELGLSSSDTGTTGYDD, encoded by the coding sequence GTGACGCTGCTCGCCACCCCCTCCACCTTCGATATCGAGGCTTTGCTGGAACCCATTGAAGGGGATCGCATTGCCGGTGATCCGCGGGCTTATGCTCGCGGCCTGCGGTCGCAACTGTCCGAATTGCGGACGCCTCATCGTTCTTCCAATCCCGATGCTCCCGATCAGGACGGTACCGAGGAATGTGTGGATTGGATGGGCATTACGGTCGTGGCCACCGAAGCCCTGCGAGAGACCACCAAAGATCTACGGATCGCCTGCCATTTGACCGAAGCGGCGCTGCAACACTGGGGCATCGCCGGCTTGCGTGACGGGTTGACTCTACTGCGGAAAATGGCCGATCTGTTTTGGAATGATCTGGCTCCGGAGCTAGACCCCGAGGATGCAGACGTTCGCTGTTCGCCTCTGGAAAACTTGCTGGACGATCCCAACCGTGGCCCGCGGATTCCCAGCGTTGTGCGGAGCTTGCCGTTGTTGGCGGCCGGAGCACACCGATTAAGCCTGATGGAAGCGACCGGGCAAGCGGGGGATCTGACGCAGAGTGAAGTCGCCGCGGCGATTCGCCAAGTAACCGTCGAGGACGCCGCTCAATTATCCGACGAAGTCGACGGGGCACTGGCGGAACTGGAATCGTTCCAACAGTTGATGATCGACCGCATGGGCGATTATGCCCCCACGTTTTTGCACCTCAAGGAATCGCTACAAGTCGTCCGGCAATGGCTCGACAGCGTGTTGCGACCACAACTGGACGCTCGCGACACCGTCGATGAACCCGCGCCGCCAGCGCGGAAACTTCGCAAACCGAAAAAACAATCCAGCGGTGATGATCCCATGGTCGTTGTCGATCAAACCTTCCAGCTTCGCGCTGACGCCTACAGTCAGCTATCCGCCGCAGCCGAGACGCTGCAACAAATCGAACCGCACAGCCCGATTCCCTACATGGTGCAACGGGCGGTGCAATTGGGGCAACTGCCGTTTCCGGCTTTGATGGCTCAACTGGTTAACGAAGAGTCTACCTTGCAAATGTTTCATCGCGAGCTGGGGCTATCTAGCAGCGATACGGGCACCACTGGGTACGACGACTAA